The segment GATCTGGATCAAGTTCCCGCTCAACGGGGTCATAGCCTGCGACAATCCGCCACTGGGCTTGGGTGATGGGAGTTTGGCTGATGCAAAATGGTGGAACGGTCACGTCATGCTGGGGGCGTTCACGATCTAGGCTCTCCAGTTCTTCCTCGGGAGCGCCCATGGTGAAGGTGCCGCCGGGGATGGCGATCATGTTGAGGGCGATGGGATTGTCTGAATCATCGTTTAACGACTCAATATAGCCCCAGCCTACCCCAGCTCGTTTTCGAATCACCCATTCCCGCCCTAGCCCTAGAAAACGACGCTGTCGTTCGATTGTGGCGGTGGTGAAGTCGAAGCGATCTTGAATGTCAACAATGGTTGGAGAGGTGTAGGTAATGGTTTGCAGGGGTGGAAAGTCGATGAATTCCGCGACTTCGTATTCCAGCTCTTCATAGTGGATGTCTTCGGATTGAACCCGTTGTTCCCCATTGGACGACAATGATGAGGGCTGCAAAACCGTCTCATAGCGCTGGGCGATCGCTCTGTAGGTGCCTCCCAAACGATGTAAAACACTCAGCCCGACTTCGGCCAGCGGCAAAGCCCTGGCTTCCAATGCCGTTCCCGATTCTTCAAAAGCAGCGAGGAAGGCTTCAAAACTGGTGAGGGTATTGCCAGCTCGATCTTGGATGAGTAGGGTGAGATGATTTAAGACCTCCACCGTACGCTGCACCGGCACACCATCTAGGAGCAGATCACGGACGCGATCGCCCTCTCCAACCGTCTGCTCATCGCCAAAAAACCGATAGCGGCAAACCTCATCATCCACTTGGTCGCAACGCTGTAATAAACCACTCAGCAACACCTCCGCCACATGGTCTTGCCGCGCCTCGGGCACAAAGACATCCCGCAGCAGATCAATCACCGGCAAACTCACCGGCGTAGCTGCCATATAGCCTGCCAGCTTCTCCGCCGTCTCCGATGCCGAGGCGCGGAACAGGGCAACCCGTTGGCGGGCCGTGCGAGGGGGACTTTGGGCGATCGCCTCCCGTGATGCATCATAGTCCTGGGCGATTTGCCGAATCATACTGAGCTCAAAGGCGCGTCCTGGCGTTGGTGTATCGCCCATCCCAGCCACTACTCGGGCCCAACGGAGCATGGATTGTGGATTCAGCGTCACAATGGGTAACGTGAGCAGGC is part of the Candidatus Obscuribacterales bacterium genome and harbors:
- a CDS encoding SAV_2336 N-terminal domain-related protein, producing the protein METSEQQRRPTIGQFAQRLAQLGLDLDGRDLADAVWLAQFMPQAVYTAPEPEAEPTPSSPIQTVEAPSIPAAEPTTSLYIDDRPPSPPEPAESPEPQETPQGTPFPVPAAPALRTRLDLARSLRPLMRKVPSRNRYDLDEEATVTQIAETQLQLPVVRSQPERWLDLDFIVEDSKTTVIWERAIAELQHLMEYQGAFRTVRTWQLSVPDPNSAKPDDVHLFPRWRDRSPAARQRPRNTRELRDMGGRRLLLLVTDCTSLLWRRGIIHDTLLDWATVQPVSIVQLFPERLWSRTALSDGHIVRLRAIAPGLPSALLDMDNAPVLSGASADDWDDDGQDPAQDDDQRLLTLPIVTLNPQSMLRWARVVAGMGDTPTPGRAFELSMIRQIAQDYDASREAIAQSPPRTARQRVALFRASASETAEKLAGYMAATPVSLPVIDLLRDVFVPEARQDHVAEVLLSGLLQRCDQVDDEVCRYRFFGDEQTVGEGDRVRDLLLDGVPVQRTVEVLNHLTLLIQDRAGNTLTSFEAFLAAFEESGTALEARALPLAEVGLSVLHRLGGTYRAIAQRYETVLQPSSLSSNGEQRVQSEDIHYEELEYEVAEFIDFPPLQTITYTSPTIVDIQDRFDFTTATIERQRRFLGLGREWVIRKRAGVGWGYIESLNDDSDNPIALNMIAIPGGTFTMGAPEEELESLDRERPQHDVTVPPFCISQTPITQAQWRIVAGYDPVERELDPD